TTTTGAGCTTTGGTGTTGAGTTTTTCTTACATAGTATATTCAAGGTTTTTTAGGTTTTCTTGATGTTAAACGCTGAAGGAAGCTGAAAAAATGTTAGAAAGGTTTTATATATGAAAATGTTAATTTTACTCTTTCACTTTCAAGAATCGAAGGAAAAAACAACTCACTTTGTTTTGGTTGTGTGGTCTGAGGTAGGTAAGTTCTGTGCTCCTTGATTGGCCCTTAGCCTTATTGAAACTCTACGTTCATAGCTATCATACAATCTAGGGGAATCTGGAAAAATGGTTAGTATAAAAGAGGGGAAGGTATACAGTCGAATGGTTTCTCGAATTtctaaaatttcgaaaacatgaTGTTAATTTTTAGACTGTTGAAAGTTACAGAGAGAAGTTTTAGGAAAATTCAACCTAAAGGAAGTTTCAGCTGTTTCACAATTATGTTAATAAGCGATTCCAACACCCAAGAAAATGTTAATCATTCTCATTCACTTGATGTTTCAATATTATTGAGAGTATTCAGATTTTTTATTAACACTGATAGATATTTAATCGATCGGCTCTATTTCCTTCACCATAAACCATAAGCCCTCTTTCCATTCTGTATTAAAAATTCTCCTCAACTTCGAAGAAGTATGTATGGTTTCCTACCTTCAATAATTTCCACTGCCATGATGGAAAAACTGATATAAAAGGTAAaacgaaaaaacaaaatttgataATTTCAATAGTTTTATTTAAAAAACTTGAAACAGAATTTACCAGGACTGATATCTTGTGTGGTTAAGACAGTGCACTATAAAATTCTTAATCAATATTTACAGACTTCTTAAATAATgctacaaaaataaaaaaaatcagatggTAAAGTAAAAATAACCTAAATAGAGTACAACGTGGCAGTAGAAAAGGTTTCAATCAGAAACTGACTGTAATTTTCAACTTTCATATTTTGAACGAAGAGAAACTTATGTACAATCGTGAAATAAATGAGAAGAATGCCGAATGGGACCTAAATTTCTGTGTATAATGTACAAGTTATCATTTAGGTCAATGTATAAAACCTTTTGGAATTAAAACTAAACTCTGCGATATTAAAACAGATCTTAAAACCAAGGAATCACTCCCCAAGTTTTAAAGAATATTCTCAACCGTCGAAAATGCAATTTTGTCTTCATTTTTTACTGGTTTGTTCATGGCCAAAAGAGTAGCACAAACTTGTGAAAGATATTCAAGAGATACTGCCCATTTTTCCTATATTTCAGCTCGTAAGAGTCATGAACAGGGAAAAATTCTGTTGCTACAGGCTTTCGGGAAATAGAGCGCAATGAGGACAATCAAGGTTTTCTTGAGTGTTTTATTCGTATCGAGATGTTTCATGGATATCACAATTCGTAACAAATCAGCCTTCATTGATGATTACTATTTTGATCGTTTGAAATCTACTATGTCTTTTTTCATAATAGCGTGGATTATTGCCTAACGAAGAGAACGAGGTGTTAGTTAAGGTGAATATGGCATATAATTTGTATCCTGAACTTGCGGTTGATTAAAAACATTACTACAATATTATGAAGGGACGAGAAAGAACAACATCAAAGGTTGTAGGTTCAGCCATGAGAATCGGGGATTGGTACTAATCCACAAGTACGGCAAACGACATTCTGCCGACCCTTAGTATTGGACCAACAGTACAACATCGATATATTAGGCAGTACCTTCGAATTTATTTGAGTTACTGGAGAATGTAGAAAACCTATCAGTGTTAGATGAAACTTTTACCTCGCTTTTTCATTAGGTATAGAAAATAACAGATACATTCGTCAAGGATAATCAATTCAAAGAGAAAATATCGGAGAAAAAAGTATAAGTGAGGGGTGAATTCAATATTCATCATAATCGTGAATGAAAACAACCAAAAAAGATGACAATAATTGGCGTTTACAGCATGTCGCTCTATGGACAAATAAACCAGGTCCGGCAGATTTGAATCTGCCGTACCTGCGTATATCGTACCTCAAGTCTACCGATCTTCAAGAGCGATGCTACTAAAGTGTTTAAGGCTGTCCTCTACTTCCTTAATATGTGTTAAGAAGTCTAATTTTGTGGGAAAACGTGAcggaattttattatttgattaaTAATCATGATATTTTGTACTGGTCCACAGGTTTGAGTACCTTTTCCTCCAAATCTGTGTAGGCCATTTGTAGGCAAGAAGAATGCCAGGTAGGTCTTTTTTGTCCTCTTTTAGCTTCAGAACACGCGCATACTATGAAACTTAGACATATCAGTTCACGCCTTCAAAAACAGTCACAAAACTTGACATCATCAATGAAGGCCTGTACGCCGCCGTCAAACCCTCGATCAGCACTAAATTTACAACAATAATAAGTATTTTCGACCACCCGTCCATTCACAATAGAATTCGATCAACGGGTAACGGTCGATGTTAAAAGGTACTTAGTTTTAAGGGGCTTACTACTAGTGATAACGTCGTCCAGCGGGTTGGCAACTACGGCGTTATTCGGTGGTACCATCAGCTCCAAGCCATGCGGCCTCCTAGACCTGGTTGGCACTGCGGATGTGGTCGAATCGCCGGGCGTGGCGACGTGTGACCCGTAGCGCGCGTTCCTCTGCTGTTGTTGCTGTTGCTGGTTGTTCTCGTCGCCGTGACTTCCTCTCGAGCATCCTGTAAAGAAAGAGGACGATGTTCACGGTCATCCTTCACACTGAAAGATCTTGCAGTTATCTATATAGCGATTACgaggatatttgaaaaattcttacgactcctatagaaccgaacaaaatttcaatgtcaaaatattttattactcaacatattctcctcttaattggatacatttattacagcgatactgcaacgtccctagaccttccaaaaaaaatgtttcttcttgctctgcaaaccagacctccacagcttttattacctcctcgttggaagaaaatttacgaccttttaaactttttttcagttgaggaaagagaaaagagatgatagtcggatggagccaaatctggtgaataaggaggggtgttctagtaattcaatccctaaatcacgaattttgcatggcaacatgagatttgtgtgaaggggcgttgtcctgcaaaaacagcaCATCTTTGGATAGCACAGCTTTGGATAACTAGTAGGCCAGGAGACGCCGAAATCGAATGAATTTCATTAATACCGAAGCCAAAAATACTACCATGCATTtatacagcgaacctgcaagtTGCAGGCTGCAAcgtttctagacctttcaaaaaaaatgtttcttcttgctctgcaaaccagacctccacagctttcattacctcctcgttggtagaaaatttacgaccttttaaactttttttcagttgaggaaagagatgatagtcggatggagccaaatctggtgaataaggggggcgtTCTAGTAATTccaaccctaaatcacgaattttttgcttgtcaacatgagatttgttcgcaggggcgttgtcctgcaaacaCAAAACTCCTTTTGATAGCTTCCCACGTcctttctcttgaattttttcccgtagagtgatcagtaatgtcgaatagtaatctccggttattgttctacccttatccgaaaaattaatcatgattactccacgtCAATCCCAAAAaagtgaagcaagaacttttccagcagatttttggacacgaaacttctcagatctcggagaaccagagtgtcgccattccatcgattgttgctttgtttctggatcttagaaatgtacccaagtctcacccatagtaacaattcggtttgaagtctaaatcgttttcaaatcgagcacagatcgaacgcgatgcttctacccttgcacgcttttggtcaacattcaaacatttggggatccattttgcagcaatttttctcatgtccaaattgacgtgaactatatgatgaacgcgttcgtatgaaatattcagtgcttcagataaccGTTTtggcccaattcgacggtctgataaaatcatgtcatgaactgcatcggccttccctatcggtcatcatcttcaatggaaaatttacctctcttgaagcttgcagtccaatttttcacggtcgcatacgaaggacattgatcaccaagggtattaagcatatcttcgtcaatctgcttacctcttaaccctttcaaatacaggtacttgatgatggctcgatactccaatttttcgatttacaCAAttccggtggacatcttctttcttataatttattgagtaactctggttttttgacctcaaacttcacactgacacttctaatgagtcattgttcgttgctatggtaacgcaatatttttttttatgcatggaactggtctaggctaactagatatatcAATATATCCCGTTTCTATACAGGGTTAatttttgactcatacaaatatttcaaccgatgattcttgaggttaaaaaaaaCACAGTTTATGCATTCGATAAACTAAATGAACCGATAACTGGTAATTTCAGTAACTGAGGGCAGCTCGGATAGAAAAACTCACAATAAATTTGAGTTAACCCGCCGACAATCGTGTACCATTTGACTTTCTTGTTTACAAACATTTAACCTCATTTTTCTAATCGCTATTAAAGAATTTGGGATTTTAAGCAGGGATGGAAGGACACTGGATGGATTAATCCCTACAAATACACCAGTTATCTGATCGACAGTTGTCGAAACATCGAAATAAGTGACTAAACACAATACTAACGACAGTTTATCCATTCGTTAAAGTTGTCGAACAAAAAGCTAATGATTGTTATTGAACGAACTCAGAAACCAGGCAACTAATTCGTCAAAAACCGTGTTTCGGCGCATTATACACAGATAAAATATGCTCCTTCTGATACTTAATGGCTCAATTATATTTCTTGTTTATTATTACTTGTAAGCACAATATCCTCttcctattcaaaatgaatcacAAATACTCACCAAATTTGAGCATATTCCAGTCGAATACATAGTCGTAAGTGAAACCTTGTCTGTGAAAAAGCGTTCGGAAGAGTTGCCTCAAGTAGTTATAATCTGGATTCTGCTCAAACTTAAGTTGTCGGCAATAATGTAAGTATCTGAAGAATTCTCCAGGATATCCCTAAAAATAAAAAGCGATCTTTACTGACAAAAATTACATACAAACTTCGCAACATCCTCTACGAATACATGAAGATACGATAGTAGCTCATAAATCAGACCCACCTTGCATAATTCTTCGAGGGGAGTAGACATTTTTTTCTCTGATATTCTTTCGTATTTCTGCCTTTTCGTCGCGGCCTTGAGGCCCTGCCAGGGCAAGGAACCCCTATTGAAGTACATTAACACATAACCTAATGACTCGAGATCGTCTCTTCTTGATTGTTCTATGCCGGAGTGTGTGTTTATGCTGGCGTATCTTGCTGTACCTGAAAGAATCGAGAAAGATGTACAATAATCCGACAACATGAAAATCTTGAACGTGTGCACTTAGTCAGCATAATAATTAGGGTTTGAAGGGCTTAAAACGAGGGGATACAAGGAAAGTATAAGAAAAAGCTTGTCTTGTACTCTTAGTACTCGTAGACTATCAGGAAAATCGATATATCTAGACTCAGTAAAGAGTTCTGCCACTTCTACATTTCTGATGAAGAGTTCTAGTGGCCTATCATCGTCTTGTCATGACTAGAATTCGATTTACCATTGATCATTTATCATTAAAATTTGTATTTCCGACAAATATTGATCAGACGTTTCTCTAATCGTTATCATCAGCAATATCCTGAATTTTCGACGAGCCGTTTATTACCCTGCCTACCATATAATCCTTTCTGCATCGTGTTCAAACACGCGCATTCATCATTCGGTTCGAGAAGCAGTCCTCAGCGAAATTGCGACAACAAACGTCCACTTATAAGGCTATTACAAGAGCGAAGAGGTTGTTAGATCGCGGACTGGTAAATGTTGTCCATCCTTGACAATGCAACAatcatataatatttcattGCGCTAATGACATACTGATAGTAAAAAAGTTTGCGCTCATAGAAATGTGAGGTCGTCGACGACCCAGACCGAAGGAGATATATATCATTATAGAACGATCAAAGTAACTGTTTTACATTGTCAAGTCTCGAGCCACTACTGGTCGATTAGATGTTCGTGTCGTGTATTTCGGCATTACTTTGGGGATAAGATGTAATTGAAGGAGATACCTCGGAGACATTGCTTACGGTAAATCGATGCTGTTGTGTAAAAACCTACACTCCCTTCACTTTTATTTCGgcactcagttggccatgagataattttctcaagtttttgtaactagaacgcagTAAGGTTGggactcatgaaatgtcgttaatgccataacgccgtcaccacaactaatatctattaatattacaaaaataccGAATGTTATTAAAAAGaaagaagacagggtttcagcaacgaatgcaaaaaattaCTGCAGGATTTGAGAATTTATttgtctatttttcatttgacttgtcctatacattgtaaggtatcaataaatatataattattagttttatatcaaagtattgagtataaacagccataaatacgagccagttgtcctgtcaattgttaattcatgtgaaattttcgttTACAGGTGAaattcctcttgccttgaaacttcctttaattattcagacttccattgatgcaagatggtcttcgttgaagaatttaacatcctTGTAATTATCAAGTATGTACTAGTAGTATGATGATATTATTTATCATCACCTGGTTGAAACAAGGGTAAAATTAAAGCCCAGTCTTCAATTTTGACCCTACAGTCCAGTACTAAATTGATGAGTGAAATTCGTCTTGTTTGCAATAAAGCCAATATTTACTTTTGTGTTTTATGATTTCCTGTCTGACCGCGCGATAAAGTGACTGAAAGCCCGTGTTTGACGttaaaataattcagttttCTTCCAAAGCAGAATTTTCATCGTCTTCTCGTTGTCTAATGATATTCCGCGATTATTCAAAGTACAATCTTGGTCTTCTTAAAAAATATCCTCACTCAAAGGTCAAGAATACGAGTAACAACTATAAATAATTCCGTTTGCAATCGAGTGTAACTTGAATCTAACCTTACATAATACCTACTCTTAATTAGAATATTATTCTTATCATGACAGGATCTATTGAATAACTTCGGAcgcatatgatttttttttctgtcgaGCTACGTATGCGTTGCAACATTATTCTAAAACCCGACAGATAAAATCGCATAATTGCACTTGAAGTTTTTATACCGGTAACTTCTATATTTGGGAAACGTGAGGAAATCGCATTTCAATGAATATCCTTCATGATTCGTTTGGAAACTCGAAACCTTTTTGAAGAGCAGATTGTTTATCTTTAGCGAAGTCGAATAACATATTCTATTTACGTCTTTAAATACATCGCAGAACGGAGCAATCGATTGAAAGGTTTTCAAATGCTTTCTTCCGATAAGGAAAAACAAGCTACAATGTAATTATTTCATTCCAATAGAAATAAACAATGAGTAACTGAGAATTTTTTGAAGTGAGATACAAATTTTAATCTGTTATTATTGATTTGTAGCAAAAGGCAATATACGGTATGTTTCTAATGAACGCTGTTCAAGGCAAGCTCAAAATCGATTTCAGAAATTTCGGAAATACCAAAATTATTAGgaaaattctgaattatttcagaaattgatgtaaaaaaatttcaatactaACAATCCTCTTCCTATAATTCGAGAGGATTTTCACTTCAGTAATAGTGATGTACTAATCCTAGGAAATATTCGAGAAAAAcacgaaatatttcagaaactctgctacatttgagaaatgtcacaaatatttcaatataaccggaaatattagaaaattatgAGAAATATCAGAAATAAACAATTCAAAATATCTGGGAAATATCCATGAAACATCAGAGGTACattgaaaatatgtatataatatCAGAATTATCTTGGAATCATCAGAAATATCTTggaatcatcaaaaatattttggaatcATCAGAAATATCTTGGAATCGTCAGAAATACCTTGGAATCATCAGAAATATCTTGTAAATATCACAAATATTAGGAAATTTCAGAATCATTACTGAAATTTCACTGGTGAAAAGACTCTCTCTAAAGCAAGTGGCTTTTCGCTTTGATAATTGGTGaacaaatcataaaaaatatggGAAATATCAGGAAATATTTTGAATGTTTGAAATTTCAGAGAAATGAATCGGAAACATCAGAAATATCCTGAAAATATCAGAATTATCTTGGAATCATCAGAATTATCTTGGAATCGTCAGAAATATCTTGGAATCGTCAGAAATGTCTTGGAATCGTTAGAAATATCTTGGAATCGTCAGAAATGTCTTGGAATCGTCAGAAATGTCTTGGAATCGTCAGAATTGTCTTGGAATCGCCAGAAATGTCTTGGAATCGTTAGAAATATCTTGGAATCGTCAGAAATGTCTTGGAATCGTCAGAAATGTCTTGGAATCGTCAGAAATGTCTTGGAATCGTCAGAAATGTCTTGAAATCGTCAGCAATATCTTGGGATAATCAGAAATAATGTGGTGAATGAGCAAATAATTGCCTCTACTATCGTCACTCACCTGTTAAATTCTTATTTTCCCTATAAGGTATGTGCTCGTTCGTTTTGCCGTCCCTGTATTTCTTCGCAAGTCCGAAGTCGATTATGTAAACTAGGTTGCCCTTCTTGCCGAGGCCCATGAGGAAGTTGTCGGGCTTTATGTCCCGGTGGATGAAGTTGCGCGAATGTATGAAGTCTGTGCGGGATATCAGTTGGTCGGCGAGCAGGAGTACGGTCTTGAGGGAGAACCTCCTCGAGCAGAAGTTGAAGAGGTCCTCCAGGGACGGACCGAGCAGTTCCATCACCATCACGTTGTAGTCACCTTCCGACCCGCACCATTTGATCTGCGGGATTCcaactgaaagaaaaaattaatgttTAGATTCTAAGATGAATCGTAAAGACGTGATTTTGACAATTTATTGTTCAAATGAATCACTACAGTGATTAATGTTAAGATCCAATGATTAATCGTTAATTCTTTTTTGTGATGTcctcatttattcattcattcattcattgccgTATGCCGAGCATAAATCTACACAATGACTCAAAAACTAAACTAtcagtgcgatcaaacttataatttcttagggctacttgcgactgtgtgcccgcctgtgactgaagagacccaaccgtgacctacagatccttccacacttagtccgggaggcaggagcttttttttcaaggaatttcatcccggctgaatttaatactgtaggttgtagtcacattgcaaatgacgaaaccgaccgtcagcttcaataccaacggtgggtgcgggcgtaggaggcggcggaacttgggaaaaaatgcaaaatttcaagtgattttatcccggctgaaattttttatatgtaatattaatgttaaatagaaacaaaatagtgaagtcagccgataggtggagggtggaaaatacgtcagtcgagcgcgtgaacaggggaaaaaaattggaaaatcaagtgatttcatcccgaatgaaaacacctccatatgattccttacatatatggaaatataaaaatgaccgtcagctgcgtgtctagcgggggaaagaccgtcagtcagatcattgaaaattccgcgcgccgtataaatgcatgagcgcgctcatatatttttgctctgactgacggtctttcccccgcttgacacgcagctgacggtcatttttatatttccatatatgtaagaaatcatatggaggtgttttcattcgggattaaatcacttgactttcaaatttttttccctagttcacgtgctcgactgacgtattttacatcctccgccgatcggctgacttcactatcatgtttctgattaacatcattattacatatagaaaatttcagccctgataaaatcacttgaaattttgcattttttcccaagttccgccgtctcccacgcccgcacccaccacATTTATTTTCAAAGAAGCGCTCGTTGAATTTTCAATGGACAATTGGTTAAATGATCACATGGCATCGTGGAttgggaataaaacagttttcgtaaactatatggaatgccacaaatatgaagttgaacaaGGTAAAATTCAACGATCATCGGATCCATTGTTAACGTGTCCAGGTAACGAAGAAGCAGAGATGGTTTTCCATGTCTGTcacttgaaatctgatgttcatGTAACAATGCGATGTTCTGATACAGATATATTGATCATTATGTtgggaaatatgaatttcatcgaGAAGAACTTCCAAATCTCGATGCATGTTGGACCGGCAATATTCAGACATTCATTGATGTCATCAAATTGTTTGCATCATCGGGTCCAAATTTGTGCTCTGTATTGCCAGGATTTCATGCCTTCAGTGGATACAATTTCAACTCAGCATTTTACCGTAAAGGCAAAAAAAACGTTTGAAATTCTCCGGAAGTTTCCAACGTACATCCAAGCAGTGAGTGACTTTTCACAAATTCCCAATTGTAACCTCGATCAATTGTTCACATACTTGGAATGCTATTTTTGTAGAATATATGGatttacagaatttgatgatattAACACTGCTCATGTGTTAACATTCAATAGAGCATACGGCAGTTAAGATTATTGAAATCCACTtaacttggaaaaaaaaattgacggatTGTTATTCCCGCCCTCTAAGGCTGAACTGAACCAACATTGCTTTCGAACGGCATACATCGTCCACCTTTGGAGCCAAGCACATTTACCTATACTTACCgatttatttgaatgttgattatgttgataacgaattaataaaaatatgaatgatTAATTGCATATGTGCAATAAGATCTATACTATCACTTAGACACAGAGAATCGTCTCGGGGTCACTTTAGAAAAAACAACATTCTGACAGTTTATGGTCTCTACATATAAGACTACTTCTATTTCTCCACAAGCACCAGTATTACTTTGAGGACTGTAAGAATGGTAATAACACAAGAAGAACTGAACCCTACTTTTATCCCATACACTCCTCAACTTTAAGGGAGAAAAATGTCCATTATGTAGCGATGAAATTATTCAATGGCTTACCAAGAAATTTGCAAGGCATCGATCAGTTTGACCTTTTTCGGAGAAGGATTCACAGCTACAGCTGCATACTTCAGTGTTAACCTTATAACTTGGAAGAATTTAGAGAATTTTGTAAAAAACAATTGCTcctgagatatatttttttgttgttgatttgacatgtttctattttattttgacatATCTGTGATAAGTAAATTAATTGTAGAAATGGAATAAATATACTACACTATAATTAAGTATGTTATATGATGTTGCTGCTTTACCTACATGTATCATGGGTGAATCGTAACAAACCCATTTGATATTGATCGAAATCATAgtttcaataaatataaatgtTAAAATATCCGTAGGCTTTATTAACTTTTGAGAAAAAAGACATCAGTCAgaccattgaaaattccgcgcgccgtataaatgcatggacgcgctcatacatttttgctctgactgacggtctttcccccgctagacatgcagctgacggtcatttttatatttccatatatgtaagaaatcatatggagttacatgaacatcagatttcaagtgacagacatggaaaaccatctctgcttcttcgtgacctggacacgttaacaatggatccgatgatcgttgaattttaccttgttcaacttcatatttgtggCATATAGTTTAC
This genomic stretch from Coccinella septempunctata chromosome 7, icCocSept1.1, whole genome shotgun sequence harbors:
- the LOC123316421 gene encoding casein kinase I isoform X2, with the protein product MELRVGNKYRLGRKIGSGSFGDIYLGTNISTGEEVAIKLECIKTRHPQLHIESKFYKMMQGGVGIPQIKWCGSEGDYNVMVMELLGPSLEDLFNFCSRRFSLKTVLLLADQLISRTDFIHSRNFIHRDIKPDNFLMGLGKKGNLVYIIDFGLAKKYRDGKTNEHIPYRENKNLTGTARYASINTHSGIEQSRRDDLESLGYVLMYFNRGSLPWQGLKAATKRQKYERISEKKMSTPLEELCKGYPGEFFRYLHYCRQLKFEQNPDYNYLRQLFRTLFHRQGFTYDYVFDWNMLKFGCSRGSHGDENNQQQQQQQRNARYGSHVATPGDSTTSAVPTRSRRPHGLELMVPPNNAVVANPLDDVITSNSPRLYDSYERRVSIRLRANQGAQNLPTSDHTTKTNFLQRLTSRKPKKP
- the LOC123316421 gene encoding casein kinase I isoform X1, whose product is MELRVGNKYRLGRKIGSGSFGDIYLGTNISTGEEVAIKLECIKTRHPQLHIESKFYKMMQGGVGIPQIKWCGSEGDYNVMVMELLGPSLEDLFNFCSRRFSLKTVLLLADQLISRTDFIHSRNFIHRDIKPDNFLMGLGKKGNLVYIIDFGLAKKYRDGKTNEHIPYRENKNLTGTARYASINTHSGIEQSRRDDLESLGYVLMYFNRGSLPWQGLKAATKRQKYERISEKKMSTPLEELCKGYPGEFFRYLHYCRQLKFEQNPDYNYLRQLFRTLFHRQGFTYDYVFDWNMLKFGCSRGSHGDENNQQQQQQQRNARYGSHVATPGDSTTSAVPTRSRRPHGLELMVPPNNAVVANPLDDVITSNSPRLYDSYERRVSIRLRANQGAQNLPTSDHTTKTNAPGLPMAPPSQTTAQIGLPRRGSSSKDPPSSRMKK